A stretch of the Leguminivora glycinivorella isolate SPB_JAAS2020 chromosome 2, LegGlyc_1.1, whole genome shotgun sequence genome encodes the following:
- the LOC125234775 gene encoding LOW QUALITY PROTEIN: small lysine-rich protein 1 (The sequence of the model RefSeq protein was modified relative to this genomic sequence to represent the inferred CDS: inserted 1 base in 1 codon), translated as MAGKGKGKKKXKKEKDEGDSKKAKKGGGRGKKGKSKGRCNVDMLTDAAMDNVYYGCHNVQELLQARGFHPPDFNKKKKKGKK; from the exons ATGGCAGGCAAAGGCAAaggaaagaaaa gaaaaaaggaaaAGGATGAAGGAGACAGTAAGAAGGCTAAGAAAGGTGGGGGGAGAGGCAAGAAAGGCAAGTCTAAGGGGAGATGCAACGTGGATATGTTGACTGATGCTGCGATGGACAATGTTTACTACGGGTGCCATAACGTGCAGGAGCTGCTGCAGGCCAGGGGGTTCCATCCGCCGGACTTTAATAAGAAGAAAAAGAAAGGGAAGAAGTAA